The Lacipirellula parvula genome window below encodes:
- a CDS encoding SpoIIE family protein phosphatase, with translation MATLTIIQGGEVGKQFEISNRESVIGRSPECDFVLDVAAVSRRHAAVLRDKDLYFIQDNGSRNGTIVNGHAIDGQAQLRDGDQILICDVLMQFHHVAPRSLLGGGAIEGSSLLSPLDAAEMMDDGDASEIVATFDVGREAKATWQVSAKPEQQLMAMIEISNNLSNTLEVKEILPKILDSLFKIFVQADRGFIIMRPKPGGPLVPVATKARRDSDEETRPSRTIVERAMNEKKAILSADAASDARFNMAQSIADFHIRSLICAPMVDSNGESIGVVQLDTRDQRSRFTDLDLQVLVGVASQAAHALDNAKLHEQVVQQQALHRDLQVAREMQTALLPKAAPDVGGYHFFQHYQAAYEVGGDYYDYIQLPEDRFAAVVGDVAGKGVSAAILMAKLSSDVRFWLAREPDPAKALAKINAAFSQHGWDDRFVTMVVAVVDPQACELTLVNAGHMPPLLRTGEGEVLEIGGDEAGLPLGVADDYEYESYKREFLAGDFLTIFTDGFSEAMNSKRELYGMERLTQLCADKTIKPKDLGPCILDSVRKFAGDFPQSDDMCLVCFGRE, from the coding sequence ATGGCCACGCTCACGATCATCCAAGGCGGAGAAGTCGGCAAGCAGTTCGAAATCTCCAACCGCGAGTCGGTTATTGGCCGCAGTCCTGAGTGCGATTTTGTGCTCGACGTCGCCGCCGTCAGCCGCCGTCATGCGGCCGTCCTCCGCGACAAAGACCTCTACTTCATCCAGGACAACGGCAGTCGCAATGGCACGATCGTCAACGGCCACGCCATCGACGGGCAGGCCCAGCTGCGCGACGGCGACCAGATTCTGATCTGCGACGTCCTCATGCAGTTCCACCACGTGGCGCCGCGGAGCCTGCTGGGCGGCGGGGCGATCGAGGGTTCGTCGCTGCTCTCGCCGCTCGACGCCGCCGAGATGATGGACGATGGGGATGCGTCGGAGATTGTCGCGACCTTCGACGTCGGCCGCGAGGCGAAGGCCACGTGGCAAGTCTCGGCGAAGCCTGAACAGCAGCTGATGGCGATGATCGAAATCTCCAACAACCTCAGCAACACGCTGGAGGTGAAGGAGATTCTGCCGAAGATTCTCGACAGCCTGTTCAAGATTTTCGTGCAGGCCGACCGCGGCTTCATCATCATGCGGCCCAAGCCGGGCGGCCCGCTGGTGCCGGTAGCGACGAAGGCCCGCCGCGATAGCGACGAAGAAACCCGCCCCAGCCGCACGATCGTCGAGCGGGCAATGAACGAGAAGAAGGCGATCCTCTCCGCCGACGCGGCTTCCGACGCGCGGTTCAACATGGCGCAAAGCATCGCCGACTTCCACATCCGCTCGCTGATCTGCGCCCCGATGGTCGATTCCAACGGCGAGTCGATTGGCGTCGTGCAGCTTGATACCCGCGATCAGCGGAGCCGGTTTACCGATCTCGACCTGCAGGTGCTCGTCGGCGTCGCGAGCCAGGCGGCTCATGCCCTCGACAACGCGAAGCTGCACGAGCAAGTCGTGCAGCAGCAGGCTCTCCATCGCGACTTGCAAGTCGCCCGCGAAATGCAGACGGCCCTGCTACCAAAGGCGGCCCCCGACGTCGGCGGGTACCACTTCTTCCAGCATTACCAAGCTGCCTACGAAGTCGGCGGCGACTACTACGATTACATCCAACTGCCCGAAGACCGCTTCGCCGCGGTCGTCGGCGACGTCGCCGGCAAAGGCGTCTCGGCCGCAATTCTGATGGCGAAGCTTTCCAGCGACGTCCGGTTCTGGCTCGCACGCGAGCCCGATCCCGCGAAGGCCCTCGCCAAGATCAACGCCGCGTTCTCGCAACATGGCTGGGACGACCGCTTCGTGACGATGGTCGTCGCCGTGGTCGATCCGCAAGCGTGCGAGTTGACGCTCGTGAACGCGGGCCACATGCCACCGCTGCTGCGGACCGGCGAAGGCGAAGTCCTCGAAATCGGCGGCGACGAGGCCGGCCTGCCGCTTGGCGTAGCCGACGACTACGAGTACGAGTCGTACAAGCGTGAGTTCCTCGCCGGCGACTTCCTGACGATCTTCACCGACGGCTTCAGCGAAGCGATGAACTCGAAACGCGAACTCTATGGCATGGAGCGGCTGACGCAACTCTGCGCCGACAAGACGATCAAGCCGAAAGACCTTGGCCCCTGCATCCTCGACAGCGTCCGCAAGTTCGCCGGCGACTTCCCCCAGAGCGACGACATGTGCCTCGTCTGCTTCGGGCGGGAGTAA
- a CDS encoding response regulator transcription factor, translating into MNQENPLQRTSSSQLTPSNDLLVAPGAMISDKFVLLCDWQGRAVWGSMPFDQLRIGEYAWEHLAPEYREPAKSAIARASSLRESQTLELANMAGRRFRVWVWPLLRPDVAVCVLAVRIPANLELLTEREQECLEWLGMGHSTQTIADQLEIGLTTVHTHLRRCREKLGLDTHEALIAFAAKHCPPTDGR; encoded by the coding sequence GTGAATCAAGAGAACCCATTGCAGCGGACTTCGTCATCGCAACTGACGCCGTCGAACGACCTGCTGGTGGCGCCTGGCGCGATGATCAGCGATAAATTTGTGCTGCTGTGCGACTGGCAAGGTCGCGCCGTTTGGGGCAGCATGCCGTTCGATCAACTGCGAATCGGCGAATACGCCTGGGAGCATCTCGCTCCTGAGTACCGCGAGCCGGCGAAAAGTGCGATCGCGCGAGCGTCGTCGTTGCGCGAAAGCCAGACGCTCGAACTCGCCAACATGGCAGGCCGGCGATTCCGCGTGTGGGTTTGGCCGCTCCTGCGACCCGACGTGGCCGTGTGCGTTCTCGCCGTGCGCATCCCGGCGAACTTGGAACTACTCACCGAGCGCGAGCAAGAGTGCCTCGAATGGCTCGGGATGGGACACTCGACGCAGACGATCGCCGACCAATTGGAGATCGGCCTCACGACGGTGCACACGCACTTACGCCGTTGCCGAGAGAAGTTGGGGTTGGACACCCACGAGGCGTTGATTGCTTTTGCCGCCAAGCACTGCCCGCCGACGGACGGACGCTAG
- a CDS encoding aldehyde dehydrogenase family protein, whose protein sequence is MNLETKYPYYLANKPEQPNADLEVIDKFTGQVATRVAQADAKAIDRGIAAAVAAAEPMARLAPYERRAVLQHCVERFRELQDELAYSLCVEAGKPIRDSRGEVARLIDTFDYAAAEALRIGGEVLNLEISARARGYAGMTKRVPIGACSFISPFNFPLNLAAHKIAPAIAAGCPFVLKPASRTPIGALLIGEILAETDLPPGAFSILPCHRDGADLFTIDERLKLLSFTGSPSVGWDLKARAGKKKVILELGGNAACIVDADADVADAVSRLVTGAFYQSGQSCISVQRILVHDSIYDELRERLVAATKSLKMGDPKLEETFIGPMIAESEAKRLDEWIQASVKAGAKLLCGGKREGAMLQATLLENVPRDQPLCAKEAFGPVAILDRFSDFDAALDEVNDSVFGLQAGLFTRDIYKIQRAWDRLEVGGVVIGDVPSWRVDNMPYGGVKDSGLGREGVRYAMEDMTEPRLLVIRTPQN, encoded by the coding sequence ATGAATCTTGAAACCAAGTACCCCTACTACCTCGCCAACAAGCCAGAGCAGCCGAACGCCGACTTGGAGGTGATCGACAAGTTCACCGGCCAAGTCGCCACGCGCGTCGCCCAGGCCGATGCGAAGGCGATCGATCGCGGCATCGCCGCCGCCGTCGCCGCTGCGGAGCCAATGGCCCGCCTCGCCCCCTACGAACGGCGCGCCGTGCTTCAGCACTGCGTCGAGCGTTTCCGCGAGCTGCAGGACGAACTCGCCTACTCCCTCTGCGTCGAAGCGGGCAAACCAATCCGCGACAGCCGTGGCGAGGTCGCACGGCTGATCGACACGTTCGACTACGCCGCGGCGGAGGCGCTCCGCATCGGCGGCGAGGTGCTCAATCTCGAAATCTCCGCCCGCGCTCGCGGCTACGCCGGCATGACGAAGCGTGTGCCGATCGGCGCCTGCTCGTTCATCTCGCCGTTTAACTTCCCGCTCAACCTCGCGGCGCACAAAATCGCCCCCGCGATCGCCGCCGGCTGCCCCTTTGTGCTGAAGCCAGCGAGCCGCACGCCGATCGGGGCACTGCTTATTGGCGAGATCCTGGCCGAAACCGATCTGCCGCCCGGCGCCTTTTCGATCCTCCCCTGCCACCGCGACGGCGCTGACCTCTTCACGATCGACGAACGCTTGAAGCTGCTCAGCTTCACCGGCTCCCCGTCGGTCGGTTGGGATCTGAAAGCCCGCGCCGGCAAGAAGAAGGTGATCCTCGAACTCGGCGGCAACGCAGCCTGCATCGTTGATGCCGACGCCGACGTTGCTGACGCCGTGAGCCGCCTCGTCACCGGGGCGTTTTACCAATCGGGGCAAAGCTGCATCTCTGTGCAACGCATCTTGGTACATGACTCCATTTATGATGAGCTGCGCGAGCGTCTCGTCGCGGCGACCAAGTCGCTCAAGATGGGCGATCCGAAACTCGAAGAAACTTTCATCGGCCCGATGATCGCCGAGAGCGAAGCCAAGCGACTCGACGAGTGGATTCAAGCCTCGGTGAAGGCGGGCGCCAAACTCCTCTGCGGCGGCAAACGCGAGGGAGCCATGCTGCAGGCGACGCTCCTCGAAAACGTGCCGCGCGATCAGCCCCTTTGTGCGAAGGAGGCGTTCGGCCCCGTCGCAATCCTCGACCGCTTCAGCGACTTCGACGCTGCCCTCGACGAAGTGAACGACAGCGTCTTCGGTCTGCAGGCTGGCCTCTTCACCCGCGACATCTACAAAATCCAGCGGGCGTGGGATCGCCTCGAAGTCGGCGGCGTCGTCATCGGCGACGTGCCGAGTTGGCGCGTCGACAACATGCCCTACGGGGGCGTGAAGGACAGCGGCCTCGGCCGCGAGGGCGTGCGCTACGCGATGGAAGACATGACCGAGCCGCGGCTACTCGTCATTCGTACGCCGCAGAACTAG
- a CDS encoding POT family MFS transporter, with translation MSNSAYRTTPQQIETMPPGIGYIIGNEVAERFSFYGMRAILYVFMTEHLMSAAGSPAVMDKETATEWQHWFMVGVYALPLFGAILSDWLLGKYRTIITLSLAYCLGHAVLALVDFPQVTGAEPKTLLLIALCLLSLGAGGIKPCVSAHVGDQFGSQNKQLLPRIFQWFYFSINLGAAGSMILTPRLLANFGPGVAFGVPGVLMAIATFVFWLGRHEFVHIPATGNRLFTEIISPDSRRAIFNLMPVFVFTMMFFCLFDQTQSRWVEQAKSMNRNVMGFDFNPSEFQAVNSIFVLILVPIFGTIIYPTCERFFAVTPLRKIGAGLFVTAISFAICALVQKWIDGGGHPHIAWQVLAYIVITAGEVLVSITVLELSYTQAPQKIKSFMMGVFMLVAIAGGNVLTAVVNGKIKAFEAAGYRFLTGENYYWTFTIAMVATAVVFVAWSQFYRGQTYIQGEEASTH, from the coding sequence ATGTCGAACTCCGCCTACCGTACGACCCCCCAGCAGATCGAAACGATGCCGCCTGGCATCGGGTACATCATCGGCAACGAAGTGGCGGAGCGGTTTAGCTTCTACGGGATGCGGGCAATTCTGTACGTCTTCATGACTGAGCACTTAATGAGTGCGGCTGGCAGTCCGGCCGTCATGGACAAAGAAACGGCGACCGAGTGGCAACATTGGTTCATGGTCGGCGTTTACGCGCTGCCTTTGTTTGGCGCTATTCTTTCGGATTGGTTGCTCGGGAAGTATCGAACCATTATCACGCTCTCGCTGGCGTACTGTTTAGGCCACGCGGTCCTTGCATTGGTCGACTTCCCTCAGGTCACCGGCGCCGAGCCGAAAACGCTTCTGCTCATTGCGCTCTGCTTGCTCTCGCTGGGGGCTGGCGGCATCAAGCCGTGCGTTTCCGCTCATGTCGGCGATCAGTTTGGAAGCCAGAACAAGCAGCTTCTCCCTCGCATTTTTCAATGGTTTTATTTTTCCATCAACCTCGGCGCCGCGGGGTCGATGATTCTTACCCCGCGTCTGCTTGCGAATTTCGGCCCCGGCGTGGCCTTTGGGGTACCCGGCGTCCTGATGGCGATCGCCACCTTCGTCTTCTGGTTAGGCCGTCACGAGTTCGTCCACATCCCAGCGACCGGCAATCGACTCTTCACTGAAATCATCAGCCCCGACAGCCGGCGGGCAATTTTCAACCTGATGCCGGTGTTCGTCTTTACGATGATGTTTTTCTGCTTGTTCGATCAAACGCAGTCGCGTTGGGTCGAGCAAGCGAAGTCGATGAATCGGAACGTGATGGGATTCGACTTCAATCCATCGGAATTCCAAGCGGTGAATTCCATCTTTGTGCTGATTCTCGTGCCTATCTTTGGGACGATCATTTATCCGACGTGCGAGCGATTCTTCGCGGTAACTCCGCTGCGGAAGATTGGCGCCGGGCTATTCGTCACCGCAATATCTTTCGCGATTTGCGCGTTGGTTCAGAAGTGGATCGACGGCGGCGGGCATCCGCACATTGCTTGGCAGGTGCTGGCCTATATCGTCATTACCGCGGGAGAGGTCCTGGTGTCGATCACCGTATTGGAACTCTCTTACACGCAGGCGCCGCAGAAGATCAAATCGTTCATGATGGGGGTCTTCATGCTTGTCGCCATCGCCGGCGGCAATGTGCTGACCGCGGTGGTGAATGGAAAAATCAAGGCGTTCGAAGCAGCCGGCTATCGCTTTCTCACGGGAGAGAATTACTACTGGACGTTCACGATCGCGATGGTCGCCACAGCAGTTGTTTTCGTTGCTTGGTCTCAATTTTACCGCGGTCAAACCTATATCCAGGGCGAAGAAGCTTCTACTCACTAG
- a CDS encoding Gfo/Idh/MocA family protein — protein MQRRQFIGTAIGAAAAAGMVWSSRASAASDVADIRVAQIGFRGQGSGHINNLGKHVVALCDVDAEVLNNKAAELKEKHNQTVDKFSDYRKLLERKDIDAVSIATPNHTHALIAIAAAQAGKDVYVEKPVSNNIWEGRQLAAAARRFDRIIQCGTQSRSSPSLKEAVAWVQKGELGPIKYALGTCYKGRPSIGKSETAFKFPSTIDRDLWIGPAADVAFYRPEKNSQGGKNPHYDWHWDFNTGAGDLGNQGIHQMDIARWFLGESGLAPRVFSVGGRVGYDDAGNTPNTQIVWQGYEKAPLLFEVRGLPRAKQFQAKGWGDNMDRFRGSGVGVVVQCENGYVVVPSYSDAIAYDNKGEKVKEWHGGSGHHDNWLEAVAAHDAKKLNAEVLEGHLSSALCHTGNVSYRLGAKTPTHEIAEQLAANELLSNSFERMLGHLRANDVDVDGDAVLTMGEWLTLDPESEKFVDNDKANELRTRVYRKPFVVPDVESELASQSAAAS, from the coding sequence ATGCAACGGCGGCAATTCATTGGAACCGCGATCGGAGCTGCAGCTGCGGCGGGAATGGTGTGGAGCAGCCGCGCATCGGCCGCCAGCGACGTCGCCGACATTCGCGTCGCGCAAATCGGCTTCCGCGGCCAAGGCTCGGGGCACATCAACAACCTTGGCAAGCATGTGGTCGCTCTGTGCGACGTCGACGCCGAGGTCCTGAACAATAAGGCCGCCGAACTCAAAGAGAAGCACAACCAAACCGTCGATAAATTCTCCGACTACCGCAAGCTGCTCGAGCGCAAAGACATCGACGCCGTTTCGATCGCCACGCCGAACCACACCCACGCCCTCATCGCGATCGCCGCAGCCCAGGCTGGCAAAGACGTGTACGTCGAGAAGCCTGTCTCGAACAACATTTGGGAAGGTCGCCAGTTGGCGGCGGCCGCGCGGCGGTTCGACCGCATCATCCAGTGCGGCACGCAGTCGCGGTCGAGCCCGAGCCTGAAAGAAGCCGTCGCCTGGGTGCAAAAAGGCGAACTCGGCCCGATCAAGTACGCGCTCGGCACCTGCTACAAGGGTCGCCCCTCGATCGGCAAGAGCGAAACCGCGTTCAAGTTCCCGTCGACGATCGACCGCGATCTCTGGATCGGCCCCGCGGCCGACGTGGCGTTTTATCGCCCCGAGAAAAATTCGCAGGGGGGCAAGAACCCGCACTACGATTGGCATTGGGACTTCAACACCGGCGCTGGCGACCTTGGCAACCAGGGGATCCACCAGATGGATATCGCCCGCTGGTTCCTCGGCGAGTCGGGCCTCGCGCCGCGCGTCTTCAGCGTCGGCGGCCGAGTGGGCTACGACGACGCCGGCAACACGCCCAACACGCAAATCGTGTGGCAAGGATACGAAAAGGCCCCGCTGCTGTTCGAAGTTCGCGGCCTCCCGCGCGCGAAGCAGTTTCAGGCGAAGGGCTGGGGCGACAACATGGATCGCTTCCGCGGTTCAGGCGTCGGCGTCGTCGTGCAGTGCGAGAACGGCTACGTCGTCGTCCCAAGCTACTCCGACGCCATTGCCTACGACAACAAGGGCGAGAAGGTAAAGGAGTGGCATGGCGGCAGCGGCCACCACGATAACTGGTTGGAGGCCGTGGCGGCTCACGATGCGAAAAAGCTGAACGCCGAGGTGCTTGAAGGGCACCTGTCGAGCGCGCTCTGCCATACCGGCAATGTCTCGTACCGCCTCGGTGCGAAGACGCCGACGCACGAGATTGCCGAACAGCTTGCCGCTAACGAGCTGCTCTCCAACTCGTTCGAGCGGATGCTCGGCCACCTGCGCGCAAACGACGTCGACGTTGACGGGGACGCTGTGCTGACGATGGGCGAGTGGCTCACGCTCGACCCCGAATCGGAAAAGTTCGTCGACAACGATAAGGCCAATGAGCTGCGAACCCGCGTCTATCGCAAGCCGTTCGTCGTGCCCGACGTCGAGAGCGAACTGGCGTCGCAATCGGCGGCCGCTAGTTAG